Proteins co-encoded in one Maylandia zebra isolate NMK-2024a linkage group LG16, Mzebra_GT3a, whole genome shotgun sequence genomic window:
- the abi3bpa gene encoding target of Nesh-SH3 isoform X2 — MMKMQQHSHIFLALILAVFIFRIALSGPSVVRVRRQNMKVRISTTGDTIVMKFLRPNTDTRLEGYILGYGGSMFSKQFIQLPEDGKPYETEFDAEPKYLIAVQPIPANEVKKQCTGKVELQKPLHLVIGSVTPTSVLLSWGTLLKTPYEGNVMNDCLEDGHYTVRYREKNRKWNYQTCPTSDTVIDKLKPNTVYEFGVQPNSKDGTGVWSRPVVHNISMPRVEEKVIRKIFRPPVSPAKPVPSGPHSLPSFPHLTSSVQNKTRGRLPFSRNIATQTTLAPTTTTTKTTTTTKETLSTRGPAPAVINKQPIGGGDLSRSEVPLTPKLHPLLHITTTMAPVPVVQANVENHGGHVQPQPNLKLQQQYSGLPKPKPQQPQMKPRVNAQRLPKPTDQTVTQPHTTPQIKVQTTSKLHITPQSIIQIQPLPHTTPQLKVQTKLQPHTTPQSKIQMKPQPHTTLQQKVPIQLQPHTTARTKLHAQPKPLSTAQPIFQTKPQLQIQTTFQPKLHTQPQQHLAVSQPTEHTHPLSLPQTKPKPQSHLQTTPHLESEPQPQPTPYTKRQAQPLAQEVHKTQTQPQRQDQLSSQTTPVPSIQSTYPIPQHIPYTKKRPLKTQTQPQPHPQNKSPNPPHKPKTPQQQPGVSTRRKSGIQPASKPSIISSHSKPSTQPEPKNQTKPQPLSQPKRQPKLHPSTQLPKSHSKPIIRDKQNSPPKILPQLKSQPPKNTQDHVVPQPITKPQFPSKAQSQPQLPSKPQPKPQAGLQPHSRTYSDPTKVTSKQAVPTAPSPQEEGKPLPRPALATEKAGRYNHGPGVLGSSEVPRSPISSSVPTAGRNTTLRRTSVPSHSTNHVARPFSQSRTVTSSHSSSTPGASGAHHRGNAPPRRIVWPKEKSVLRPSVSGNKKTNLVAKPSSHDKPMDLKQGEKASVLKPFPLVTARPKQEPKQQTTTTAPALNTSRFDIYENSSIFRPLPKSEVDSMGNPRFIAPHVIYKTDKPPEEPCSITSSLAYFPDEEGSDQNVTGPPRLPPSNVTVVTVEGCPSFVILDWQKTDNETREYEVVSTTTGPNGRQTSVLTTNQTHTAVENLKPESSYEFTVTPRNELGTGPSSDPVTFSTESADPRVSEYVSGKDAIWTQFPFKADAHSECNGKQFVKRTWYRKFVGIQLCNSLRYKIYLSETLNGKFYNIGDQTGYGEDHCQFVDSFLDGKTGSHFLADQLPSRQGFYRALRQEPVSFGEIGGKSHSTYVGWYECGTPIPGKW; from the exons TGAGACGCCAAAACATGAAAGTCCGCATCAGCACCACAGGAGACACCATTGTGATGAAGTTTTTGCGTCCCAACACTGACACCAGGCTGGAGGGATACATCCTGGGATACGGCGGCAGCATGTTCTCCAAACAGTTCATTCAGCTGCCAGAAGATGGAAAACCATATGAGACAGAGTTTG ATGCTGAGCCCAAGTACCTTATAGCTGTCCAGCCTATTCCTGCTAACGAGGTGAAGAAGCAGTGCACAG GTAAAGTGGAATTGCAGAAGCCGCTGCACCTGGTCATTGGGTCGGTGACGCCAACCTCAGTTCTTCTGTCCTGGGGGACACTGCTGAAAACCCCTTATGAAGGCAACGTCATGAATGACTGTCTGGAGGATGG ACACTACACAGTGCGTTACCGTGAGaagaacaggaagtggaactACCAGACCTGTCCAACAAGCGATACAGTCATTGACAAACTGAAGCCAAACACAGTCTATGAGTTTGGTGTCCAGCCAAATTCTAAGGATGGCACCGGTGTGTGGAGCAGGCCGGTTGTTCACAACATCAGCATGCCAAGAGTCGAAG AGAAGGTCATCAGGAAAATCTTTAGGCCTCCAGTCAGCCCTGCG AAACCTGTACCTTCAGGTCCCCATTCCTTGCCCTCATTTCCTCACCTCACTTCCTCAG TCCAAAACAAGACCAGGGGCAGACTGCCCTTCTCCAGGAACATAGCCACACAGACGACTCTTG CGccaaccacaaccacaaccaaaacCACAACTACTACTAAGGAAACCCTGTCTACTCGTGGACCTGCACCTGCTGTGATCAACAAACAGCCAATTG GAGGAGGAGACCTCTCCAGATCTGAGGTCCCATTAACTCCCAAGCTCCATCCTTTACTACATATAACAACCACCATGGCACCTGTGCCAGTAGTCCAGGCAAATGTGGAGAATCATGGAGGGCACGTACAACCTCAACCTAACTTGAAGCTCCAGCAACAGTATTCAGGACTACCAAAGCCCAAACCCCAACAGCCTCAAATGAAGCCCAGAGTTAATGCTCAACGTCTCCCAAAGCCCACTGACCAAACTGTGACACAACCCCACACAACACCCCAAATCAAAGTCCAAACCACATCAAAACTCCACATAACACCCCAGTCTATAATTCAGATCCAACCACTACCCCACACAACACCCCAATTAAAGGTCCAAACCAAACTACAACCCCACACAACACCCCAGTCCAAAATTCAAATGAAACCACAACCCCACACAACACTCCAGCAGAAAGTCCCGATCCAACTACAACCCCACACAACAGCCCGTACTAAGCTCCATGCACAGCCAAAACCCCTATCAACAGCCCAGCCTATATTTCAAACAAAACCTCAACTGCAAATCCAAACAACATTCCAGCCCAAACTCCATACCCAACCTCAACAACACCTGGCAGTATCCCAGCCTACAGAGCATACCCACCCCCTTTCACTGCCTCAGACAAAACCAAAACCCCAATCACATCTTCAAACCACACCACATCTTGAATCAGAACCACAGCCTCAGCCAACACCCTACACCAAACGCCAGGCCCAACCACTAGCACAAGAGGTACATAAGACCCAGACACAGCCTCAGAGACAAGATCAACTAAGTTCCCAAACCACTCCTGTGCCATCTATTCAATCCACTTATCCAATACCCCAGCACATTCCCTATACCAAGAAAAGACCGCTAAAGACTCAAACTCAACCTCAACCTCATCCacaaaataaatctccaaatcCACCACATAAACCAAAGacaccacaacaacagccagGTGTAAGTACCAGGCGCAAGTCTGGAATCCAACCAGCATCAAAACCAAGCATAATTTCTTCCCATTCCAAACCCTCAACACAACCCGAGCCCAAGAACCAAACTAAGCCCCAACCACTCTCTCAACCAAAAAGGCAGCCCAAGCTTCACCCATCAACTCAACTTCCAAAAAGTCATTCAAAGCCAATAATTAGGGATAAACAAAACTCTCCACCAAAAATTCTGCCACAGTTAAAATCACAACCTCCAAAAAATACCCAGGACCATGTTGTACCTCAACCCATTACCAAGCCACAGTTTCCATCAAAGGCCCAGTCACAACCCCAACTTCCATCTAAGCCCCAACCTAAACCTCAAGCTGGGCTTCAGCCTCACTCCAGGACCTACTCTGATCCCACCAAGGTCACCTCAAAGCAGGCAGTCCCTACGG CTCCTAGTCCACAAGAAGAGGGCAAGCCTCTACCAAGACCTGCCCTGGCTACAGAGAAGGCTGGTAGATACAATCATG GTCCTGGTGTTCTCGGGTCGTCTGAAGTTCCTCGTTCTCCCATTAGCTCATCTGTTCCTACAGCAGGAAGAAACACCACCCTGCGTCGCACATCGGTTCCTTCTCATTCCACTAATCATGTTGCCAGACCATTCTCACAATCCAGGACAGTCACTTCCTCTCACAGTTCCAGCACACCTGGCG CCAGTGGGGCGCATCATAGGGGCAATGCTCCTCCTAGACGTATCGTGTGGCCCAAAGAAAAATCTG TTCTGCGTCCCTCTGTTTCTGGCAACAAGAAGACCAACCTGGTGGCAAAGCCTAGCAGTCATG ATAAACCCATGGACCTGAAACAAGGAGAAAAGGCGTCTGTCCTGAAGCCGTTCCCGCTGGTCACAGCCAGACCCAAGCAAGAGCCCAAACAGCAGACGACCACCACAGCCCCTGCGCTAAACA CCAGCCGTTTTGACATATATGAAAACTCCTCCATATTCAGGCCCCTGCCTAAGTCAGAGGTAGACAGCATGGGCAACCCGCGCTTTATAG CTCCCCACGTCATCTACAAGACGGATAAGCCGCCAGAAGAGCCATGCTCTATCACCTCCTCCCTCGCTTACTTCCCCGATGAGGAAGGCAGCGATCAGAATGTGACCGGTCCTCCCCGCCTACCTCCATCCAACGTTACTGTGGTCACCGTGGAGGGTTGCCCGTCCTTTGTCATTCTTGACTGGCAGAAAACCGACAACGAAACCAGAG AGTATGAAGTTGTGTCCACCACCACAGGCCCGAATGGAAGGCAGACGTCAGTATTGACAACCAACCAGACCCACACAGCCGTGGAGAATCTCAAACCAGAGAGCAG TTATGAATTCACAGTAACACCGAGGAATGAGCTGGGAACGGGACCCTCCTCCGATCCTGTAACTTTTAGCACAGAGTCAG CGGACCCTCGAGTGAGCGAGTATGTTTCAG GCAAAGATGCCATCTGGACTCAGTTTCCGTTTAAAGCTGATGCCCACTCTGAATGCAATGGAAAGCAGTTCGTGAAGAGAACCTGGTACCGAAAGTTTGTGGGCATCCAGCTCTGCAACTCCTTAAGATACAAGATCTACCTGAGCGAGACTCTCAATG GGAAGTTTTACAACATAGGGGATCAGACGGGATACGGCGAGGACCACTGTCAGTTTGTGGATTCTTTCTTGGATGGCAAGACTGGCAGCCATTTCCTGGCTGACCAGCTTCCAAGCAGACAAG GCTTCTACAGAGCGCTGAGACAAGAGCCCGTTTCCTTTGGAGAGATCGGAGGAAAGTCGCACTCGACTTACGTAGGCTGGTATGAGTGTGGCACTCCCATACCTGGAAAGTGGTAA
- the abi3bpa gene encoding target of Nesh-SH3 isoform X4, giving the protein MMKMQQHSHIFLALILAVFIFRIALSGPSVVRVRRQNMKVRISTTGDTIVMKFLRPNTDTRLEGYILGYGGSMFSKQFIQLPEDGKPYETEFDAEPKYLIAVQPIPANEVKKQCTGKVELQKPLHLVIGSVTPTSVLLSWGTLLKTPYEGNVMNDCLEDGHYTVRYREKNRKWNYQTCPTSDTVIDKLKPNTVYEFGVQPNSKDGTGVWSRPVVHNISMPRVEEKVIRKIFRPPVSPAKPVPSGPHSLPSFPHLTSSVQNKTRGRLPFSRNIATQTTLAPTTTTTKTTTTTKETLSTRGPAPAVINKQPIGGGDLSRSEVPLTPKLHPLLHITTTMAPVPVVQANVENHGGHVQPQPNLKLQQQYSGLPKPKPQQPQMKPRVNAQRLPKPTDQTVTQPHTTPQIKVQTTSKLHITPQSIIQIQPLPHTTPQLKVQTKLQPHTTPQSKIQMKPQPHTTLQQKVPIQLQPHTTARTKLHAQPKPLSTAQPIFQTKPQLQIQTTFQPKLHTQPQQHLAVSQPTEHTHPLSLPQTKPKPQSHLQTTPHLESEPQPQPTPYTKRQAQPLAQEVHKTQTQPQRQDQLSSQTTPVPSIQSTYPIPQHIPYTKKRPLKTQTQPQPHPQNKSPNPPHKPKTPQQQPGVSTRRKSGIQPASKPSIISSHSKPSTQPEPKNQTKPQPLSQPKRQPKLHPSTQLPKSHSKPIIRDKQNSPPKILPQLKSQPPKNTQDHVVPQPITKPQFPSKAQSQPQLPSKPQPKPQAGLQPHSRTYSDPTKVTSKQAVPTAPSPQEEGKPLPRPALATEKAGRYNHGPGVLGSSEVPRSPISSSVPTAGRNTTLRRTSVPSHSTNHVARPFSQSRTVTSSHSSSTPGVLRPSVSGNKKTNLVAKPSSHDKPMDLKQGEKASVLKPFPLVTARPKQEPKQQTTTTAPALNTSRFDIYENSSIFRPLPKSEVDSMGNPRFIAPHVIYKTDKPPEEPCSITSSLAYFPDEEGSDQNVTGPPRLPPSNVTVVTVEGCPSFVILDWQKTDNETREYEVVSTTTGPNGRQTSVLTTNQTHTAVENLKPESSYEFTVTPRNELGTGPSSDPVTFSTESADPRVSEYVSGKDAIWTQFPFKADAHSECNGKQFVKRTWYRKFVGIQLCNSLRYKIYLSETLNGKFYNIGDQTGYGEDHCQFVDSFLDGKTGSHFLADQLPSRQGFYRALRQEPVSFGEIGGKSHSTYVGWYECGTPIPGKW; this is encoded by the exons TGAGACGCCAAAACATGAAAGTCCGCATCAGCACCACAGGAGACACCATTGTGATGAAGTTTTTGCGTCCCAACACTGACACCAGGCTGGAGGGATACATCCTGGGATACGGCGGCAGCATGTTCTCCAAACAGTTCATTCAGCTGCCAGAAGATGGAAAACCATATGAGACAGAGTTTG ATGCTGAGCCCAAGTACCTTATAGCTGTCCAGCCTATTCCTGCTAACGAGGTGAAGAAGCAGTGCACAG GTAAAGTGGAATTGCAGAAGCCGCTGCACCTGGTCATTGGGTCGGTGACGCCAACCTCAGTTCTTCTGTCCTGGGGGACACTGCTGAAAACCCCTTATGAAGGCAACGTCATGAATGACTGTCTGGAGGATGG ACACTACACAGTGCGTTACCGTGAGaagaacaggaagtggaactACCAGACCTGTCCAACAAGCGATACAGTCATTGACAAACTGAAGCCAAACACAGTCTATGAGTTTGGTGTCCAGCCAAATTCTAAGGATGGCACCGGTGTGTGGAGCAGGCCGGTTGTTCACAACATCAGCATGCCAAGAGTCGAAG AGAAGGTCATCAGGAAAATCTTTAGGCCTCCAGTCAGCCCTGCG AAACCTGTACCTTCAGGTCCCCATTCCTTGCCCTCATTTCCTCACCTCACTTCCTCAG TCCAAAACAAGACCAGGGGCAGACTGCCCTTCTCCAGGAACATAGCCACACAGACGACTCTTG CGccaaccacaaccacaaccaaaacCACAACTACTACTAAGGAAACCCTGTCTACTCGTGGACCTGCACCTGCTGTGATCAACAAACAGCCAATTG GAGGAGGAGACCTCTCCAGATCTGAGGTCCCATTAACTCCCAAGCTCCATCCTTTACTACATATAACAACCACCATGGCACCTGTGCCAGTAGTCCAGGCAAATGTGGAGAATCATGGAGGGCACGTACAACCTCAACCTAACTTGAAGCTCCAGCAACAGTATTCAGGACTACCAAAGCCCAAACCCCAACAGCCTCAAATGAAGCCCAGAGTTAATGCTCAACGTCTCCCAAAGCCCACTGACCAAACTGTGACACAACCCCACACAACACCCCAAATCAAAGTCCAAACCACATCAAAACTCCACATAACACCCCAGTCTATAATTCAGATCCAACCACTACCCCACACAACACCCCAATTAAAGGTCCAAACCAAACTACAACCCCACACAACACCCCAGTCCAAAATTCAAATGAAACCACAACCCCACACAACACTCCAGCAGAAAGTCCCGATCCAACTACAACCCCACACAACAGCCCGTACTAAGCTCCATGCACAGCCAAAACCCCTATCAACAGCCCAGCCTATATTTCAAACAAAACCTCAACTGCAAATCCAAACAACATTCCAGCCCAAACTCCATACCCAACCTCAACAACACCTGGCAGTATCCCAGCCTACAGAGCATACCCACCCCCTTTCACTGCCTCAGACAAAACCAAAACCCCAATCACATCTTCAAACCACACCACATCTTGAATCAGAACCACAGCCTCAGCCAACACCCTACACCAAACGCCAGGCCCAACCACTAGCACAAGAGGTACATAAGACCCAGACACAGCCTCAGAGACAAGATCAACTAAGTTCCCAAACCACTCCTGTGCCATCTATTCAATCCACTTATCCAATACCCCAGCACATTCCCTATACCAAGAAAAGACCGCTAAAGACTCAAACTCAACCTCAACCTCATCCacaaaataaatctccaaatcCACCACATAAACCAAAGacaccacaacaacagccagGTGTAAGTACCAGGCGCAAGTCTGGAATCCAACCAGCATCAAAACCAAGCATAATTTCTTCCCATTCCAAACCCTCAACACAACCCGAGCCCAAGAACCAAACTAAGCCCCAACCACTCTCTCAACCAAAAAGGCAGCCCAAGCTTCACCCATCAACTCAACTTCCAAAAAGTCATTCAAAGCCAATAATTAGGGATAAACAAAACTCTCCACCAAAAATTCTGCCACAGTTAAAATCACAACCTCCAAAAAATACCCAGGACCATGTTGTACCTCAACCCATTACCAAGCCACAGTTTCCATCAAAGGCCCAGTCACAACCCCAACTTCCATCTAAGCCCCAACCTAAACCTCAAGCTGGGCTTCAGCCTCACTCCAGGACCTACTCTGATCCCACCAAGGTCACCTCAAAGCAGGCAGTCCCTACGG CTCCTAGTCCACAAGAAGAGGGCAAGCCTCTACCAAGACCTGCCCTGGCTACAGAGAAGGCTGGTAGATACAATCATG GTCCTGGTGTTCTCGGGTCGTCTGAAGTTCCTCGTTCTCCCATTAGCTCATCTGTTCCTACAGCAGGAAGAAACACCACCCTGCGTCGCACATCGGTTCCTTCTCATTCCACTAATCATGTTGCCAGACCATTCTCACAATCCAGGACAGTCACTTCCTCTCACAGTTCCAGCACACCTGGCG TTCTGCGTCCCTCTGTTTCTGGCAACAAGAAGACCAACCTGGTGGCAAAGCCTAGCAGTCATG ATAAACCCATGGACCTGAAACAAGGAGAAAAGGCGTCTGTCCTGAAGCCGTTCCCGCTGGTCACAGCCAGACCCAAGCAAGAGCCCAAACAGCAGACGACCACCACAGCCCCTGCGCTAAACA CCAGCCGTTTTGACATATATGAAAACTCCTCCATATTCAGGCCCCTGCCTAAGTCAGAGGTAGACAGCATGGGCAACCCGCGCTTTATAG CTCCCCACGTCATCTACAAGACGGATAAGCCGCCAGAAGAGCCATGCTCTATCACCTCCTCCCTCGCTTACTTCCCCGATGAGGAAGGCAGCGATCAGAATGTGACCGGTCCTCCCCGCCTACCTCCATCCAACGTTACTGTGGTCACCGTGGAGGGTTGCCCGTCCTTTGTCATTCTTGACTGGCAGAAAACCGACAACGAAACCAGAG AGTATGAAGTTGTGTCCACCACCACAGGCCCGAATGGAAGGCAGACGTCAGTATTGACAACCAACCAGACCCACACAGCCGTGGAGAATCTCAAACCAGAGAGCAG TTATGAATTCACAGTAACACCGAGGAATGAGCTGGGAACGGGACCCTCCTCCGATCCTGTAACTTTTAGCACAGAGTCAG CGGACCCTCGAGTGAGCGAGTATGTTTCAG GCAAAGATGCCATCTGGACTCAGTTTCCGTTTAAAGCTGATGCCCACTCTGAATGCAATGGAAAGCAGTTCGTGAAGAGAACCTGGTACCGAAAGTTTGTGGGCATCCAGCTCTGCAACTCCTTAAGATACAAGATCTACCTGAGCGAGACTCTCAATG GGAAGTTTTACAACATAGGGGATCAGACGGGATACGGCGAGGACCACTGTCAGTTTGTGGATTCTTTCTTGGATGGCAAGACTGGCAGCCATTTCCTGGCTGACCAGCTTCCAAGCAGACAAG GCTTCTACAGAGCGCTGAGACAAGAGCCCGTTTCCTTTGGAGAGATCGGAGGAAAGTCGCACTCGACTTACGTAGGCTGGTATGAGTGTGGCACTCCCATACCTGGAAAGTGGTAA
- the abi3bpa gene encoding target of Nesh-SH3 isoform X3 gives MMKMQQHSHIFLALILAVFIFRIALSGPSVVRVRRQNMKVRISTTGDTIVMKFLRPNTDTRLEGYILGYGGSMFSKQFIQLPEDGKPYETEFDAEPKYLIAVQPIPANEVKKQCTGKVELQKPLHLVIGSVTPTSVLLSWGTLLKTPYEGNVMNDCLEDGHYTVRYREKNRKWNYQTCPTSDTVIDKLKPNTVYEFGVQPNSKDGTGVWSRPVVHNISMPRVEEKVIRKIFRPPVSPAKPVPSGPHSLPSFPHLTSSVQNKTRGRLPFSRNIATQTTLAPTTTTTKTTTTTKETLSTRGPAPAVINKQPIGGGDLSRSEVPLTPKLHPLLHITTTMAPVPVVQANVENHGGHVQPQPNLKLQQQYSGLPKPKPQQPQMKPRVNAQRLPKPTDQTVTQPHTTPQIKVQTTSKLHITPQSIIQIQPLPHTTPQLKVQTKLQPHTTPQSKIQMKPQPHTTLQQKVPIQLQPHTTARTKLHAQPKPLSTAQPIFQTKPQLQIQTTFQPKLHTQPQQHLAVSQPTEHTHPLSLPQTKPKPQSHLQTTPHLESEPQPQPTPYTKRQAQPLAQEVHKTQTQPQRQDQLSSQTTPVPSIQSTYPIPQHIPYTKKRPLKTQTQPQPHPQNKSPNPPHKPKTPQQQPGVSTRRKSGIQPASKPSIISSHSKPSTQPEPKNQTKPQPLSQPKRQPKLHPSTQLPKSHSKPIIRDKQNSPPKILPQLKSQPPKNTQDHVVPQPITKPQFPSKAQSQPQLPSKPQPKPQAGLQPHSRTYSDPTKVTSKQAVPTAPSPQEEGKPLPRPALATEKAGPGVLGSSEVPRSPISSSVPTAGRNTTLRRTSVPSHSTNHVARPFSQSRTVTSSHSSSTPGAASGAHHRGNAPPRRIVWPKEKSVLRPSVSGNKKTNLVAKPSSHDKPMDLKQGEKASVLKPFPLVTARPKQEPKQQTTTTAPALNTSRFDIYENSSIFRPLPKSEVDSMGNPRFIAPHVIYKTDKPPEEPCSITSSLAYFPDEEGSDQNVTGPPRLPPSNVTVVTVEGCPSFVILDWQKTDNETREYEVVSTTTGPNGRQTSVLTTNQTHTAVENLKPESSYEFTVTPRNELGTGPSSDPVTFSTESADPRVSEYVSGKDAIWTQFPFKADAHSECNGKQFVKRTWYRKFVGIQLCNSLRYKIYLSETLNGKFYNIGDQTGYGEDHCQFVDSFLDGKTGSHFLADQLPSRQGFYRALRQEPVSFGEIGGKSHSTYVGWYECGTPIPGKW, from the exons TGAGACGCCAAAACATGAAAGTCCGCATCAGCACCACAGGAGACACCATTGTGATGAAGTTTTTGCGTCCCAACACTGACACCAGGCTGGAGGGATACATCCTGGGATACGGCGGCAGCATGTTCTCCAAACAGTTCATTCAGCTGCCAGAAGATGGAAAACCATATGAGACAGAGTTTG ATGCTGAGCCCAAGTACCTTATAGCTGTCCAGCCTATTCCTGCTAACGAGGTGAAGAAGCAGTGCACAG GTAAAGTGGAATTGCAGAAGCCGCTGCACCTGGTCATTGGGTCGGTGACGCCAACCTCAGTTCTTCTGTCCTGGGGGACACTGCTGAAAACCCCTTATGAAGGCAACGTCATGAATGACTGTCTGGAGGATGG ACACTACACAGTGCGTTACCGTGAGaagaacaggaagtggaactACCAGACCTGTCCAACAAGCGATACAGTCATTGACAAACTGAAGCCAAACACAGTCTATGAGTTTGGTGTCCAGCCAAATTCTAAGGATGGCACCGGTGTGTGGAGCAGGCCGGTTGTTCACAACATCAGCATGCCAAGAGTCGAAG AGAAGGTCATCAGGAAAATCTTTAGGCCTCCAGTCAGCCCTGCG AAACCTGTACCTTCAGGTCCCCATTCCTTGCCCTCATTTCCTCACCTCACTTCCTCAG TCCAAAACAAGACCAGGGGCAGACTGCCCTTCTCCAGGAACATAGCCACACAGACGACTCTTG CGccaaccacaaccacaaccaaaacCACAACTACTACTAAGGAAACCCTGTCTACTCGTGGACCTGCACCTGCTGTGATCAACAAACAGCCAATTG GAGGAGGAGACCTCTCCAGATCTGAGGTCCCATTAACTCCCAAGCTCCATCCTTTACTACATATAACAACCACCATGGCACCTGTGCCAGTAGTCCAGGCAAATGTGGAGAATCATGGAGGGCACGTACAACCTCAACCTAACTTGAAGCTCCAGCAACAGTATTCAGGACTACCAAAGCCCAAACCCCAACAGCCTCAAATGAAGCCCAGAGTTAATGCTCAACGTCTCCCAAAGCCCACTGACCAAACTGTGACACAACCCCACACAACACCCCAAATCAAAGTCCAAACCACATCAAAACTCCACATAACACCCCAGTCTATAATTCAGATCCAACCACTACCCCACACAACACCCCAATTAAAGGTCCAAACCAAACTACAACCCCACACAACACCCCAGTCCAAAATTCAAATGAAACCACAACCCCACACAACACTCCAGCAGAAAGTCCCGATCCAACTACAACCCCACACAACAGCCCGTACTAAGCTCCATGCACAGCCAAAACCCCTATCAACAGCCCAGCCTATATTTCAAACAAAACCTCAACTGCAAATCCAAACAACATTCCAGCCCAAACTCCATACCCAACCTCAACAACACCTGGCAGTATCCCAGCCTACAGAGCATACCCACCCCCTTTCACTGCCTCAGACAAAACCAAAACCCCAATCACATCTTCAAACCACACCACATCTTGAATCAGAACCACAGCCTCAGCCAACACCCTACACCAAACGCCAGGCCCAACCACTAGCACAAGAGGTACATAAGACCCAGACACAGCCTCAGAGACAAGATCAACTAAGTTCCCAAACCACTCCTGTGCCATCTATTCAATCCACTTATCCAATACCCCAGCACATTCCCTATACCAAGAAAAGACCGCTAAAGACTCAAACTCAACCTCAACCTCATCCacaaaataaatctccaaatcCACCACATAAACCAAAGacaccacaacaacagccagGTGTAAGTACCAGGCGCAAGTCTGGAATCCAACCAGCATCAAAACCAAGCATAATTTCTTCCCATTCCAAACCCTCAACACAACCCGAGCCCAAGAACCAAACTAAGCCCCAACCACTCTCTCAACCAAAAAGGCAGCCCAAGCTTCACCCATCAACTCAACTTCCAAAAAGTCATTCAAAGCCAATAATTAGGGATAAACAAAACTCTCCACCAAAAATTCTGCCACAGTTAAAATCACAACCTCCAAAAAATACCCAGGACCATGTTGTACCTCAACCCATTACCAAGCCACAGTTTCCATCAAAGGCCCAGTCACAACCCCAACTTCCATCTAAGCCCCAACCTAAACCTCAAGCTGGGCTTCAGCCTCACTCCAGGACCTACTCTGATCCCACCAAGGTCACCTCAAAGCAGGCAGTCCCTACGG CTCCTAGTCCACAAGAAGAGGGCAAGCCTCTACCAAGACCTGCCCTGGCTACAGAGAAGGCTG GTCCTGGTGTTCTCGGGTCGTCTGAAGTTCCTCGTTCTCCCATTAGCTCATCTGTTCCTACAGCAGGAAGAAACACCACCCTGCGTCGCACATCGGTTCCTTCTCATTCCACTAATCATGTTGCCAGACCATTCTCACAATCCAGGACAGTCACTTCCTCTCACAGTTCCAGCACACCTGGCG cAGCCAGTGGGGCGCATCATAGGGGCAATGCTCCTCCTAGACGTATCGTGTGGCCCAAAGAAAAATCTG TTCTGCGTCCCTCTGTTTCTGGCAACAAGAAGACCAACCTGGTGGCAAAGCCTAGCAGTCATG ATAAACCCATGGACCTGAAACAAGGAGAAAAGGCGTCTGTCCTGAAGCCGTTCCCGCTGGTCACAGCCAGACCCAAGCAAGAGCCCAAACAGCAGACGACCACCACAGCCCCTGCGCTAAACA CCAGCCGTTTTGACATATATGAAAACTCCTCCATATTCAGGCCCCTGCCTAAGTCAGAGGTAGACAGCATGGGCAACCCGCGCTTTATAG CTCCCCACGTCATCTACAAGACGGATAAGCCGCCAGAAGAGCCATGCTCTATCACCTCCTCCCTCGCTTACTTCCCCGATGAGGAAGGCAGCGATCAGAATGTGACCGGTCCTCCCCGCCTACCTCCATCCAACGTTACTGTGGTCACCGTGGAGGGTTGCCCGTCCTTTGTCATTCTTGACTGGCAGAAAACCGACAACGAAACCAGAG AGTATGAAGTTGTGTCCACCACCACAGGCCCGAATGGAAGGCAGACGTCAGTATTGACAACCAACCAGACCCACACAGCCGTGGAGAATCTCAAACCAGAGAGCAG TTATGAATTCACAGTAACACCGAGGAATGAGCTGGGAACGGGACCCTCCTCCGATCCTGTAACTTTTAGCACAGAGTCAG CGGACCCTCGAGTGAGCGAGTATGTTTCAG GCAAAGATGCCATCTGGACTCAGTTTCCGTTTAAAGCTGATGCCCACTCTGAATGCAATGGAAAGCAGTTCGTGAAGAGAACCTGGTACCGAAAGTTTGTGGGCATCCAGCTCTGCAACTCCTTAAGATACAAGATCTACCTGAGCGAGACTCTCAATG GGAAGTTTTACAACATAGGGGATCAGACGGGATACGGCGAGGACCACTGTCAGTTTGTGGATTCTTTCTTGGATGGCAAGACTGGCAGCCATTTCCTGGCTGACCAGCTTCCAAGCAGACAAG GCTTCTACAGAGCGCTGAGACAAGAGCCCGTTTCCTTTGGAGAGATCGGAGGAAAGTCGCACTCGACTTACGTAGGCTGGTATGAGTGTGGCACTCCCATACCTGGAAAGTGGTAA